The Candidatus Bealeia paramacronuclearis DNA segment TCCTCACCATGTCCTAGAAGGGTGGCCAAGGGCATACCATGAATGCAATTGGAGGGCGTTGTTTGAGGTGTATGAGAATCCATATGCGCATCTAGCCAAATGAGACCAAATTCACCTTCTGCATTCAAATGATGAATCACACCGGACCACGTGCCAATGGCAACGGAATGATCTCCTCCAATCACAATTGGAAAAGCTGATTGCTCCAAAGAATCATCAACTGTATGGGCCAAACGGTGATTAAAATCGTGCACCACGGAAAGTGACTCAAGGGTTCCTGCCTGAATTTTATTGGGATTATGCTCCACAATTGTGTCTTCCCAAGAGGTCACATAGCCCAGATTATTGAGTTGCTTTAAAAAGGGCGTGTGATAAAGAGCCTCAGGGCCCTCAAGGGTCTCAGGTTTTTTGGTTCCGCAACCCAGAGCTGCGCCGATGAAATGAAGTATGTGTGTCATAATTCTAGTTCTTACATAAAATGATTAGGAAAGTCTTAAAAGCTTCTAAAATTTTATCTTCGAGGTCGTGCTTTCCTTTTCATCCATAAATGCATGGGAATTCCGCAGATGAGGAGTGCAAGTGAGAACAAAACCATCTTCAGGCTTGCGGCCCACAAGGCCCAAATAGAAAATGCGAGGGCTCCAACTCCAATCAAAATTTGAGTTATGGAATATTTTCCATCGCGGAATAGCAACTTAAAATAAGCCAAAACCGAAACCGTATAGACCAAAAGAATCAAAGTCACCGCCATATCCACAATAAACTGAAATTGCTCAAGAAGCGTATTTTCCAACGACATCAAAAGAAGGGGCAGGGTGCAAATGGAGGAAATTACAACACCCCAATAGGGCGTTCCGTGCTTGGTTGTTTTTTTGAAAATCTCAGGAAATACGCCATCATGAGCGGCACCATAGGGAATACGTCCAACCACAATCAACCATCCGTTTAGTGTTCCCAAGCAGGTGATAATAGCCGCAATGGCAATTGGTGTTCCCCAGCTTCCCCCAAAAATAAGTTGGGCCGCATCCGCATAAGGTGCCTTTGAATTGACCAAGTCATGGGGGGGGACGATGCCCATAATAGCCACAGTTCCCAAAACATAAACGGCGGTGGCAATAAGCGTTCCAATAACGGTGGCCCGAGGTACTGTTTTAGAGGCATTTAAAACTTGGCCTGCAGGAACCGTTCCCGTTTCAAGCCCCACAAAAGCCCAAAGAGTCAAAAACGCAACTGAATTCAAAGCCGTGCCCAAGGGCAATCCTGACGAATTTAAATCTGCAAAATGTGTCGGTTCAATATAAAAAAGTCCAATCAATGGCAAAAGTAACAAGGGCACAATTTTCAAAACAGTAATCCATAATTCAACCCATCCTGTGACCCTCAGTCCAAAAAGATTAAAAAGTGTGAATCCTCCTACAATCCCGAGCTCTAAAAGAAAGTGCACTGCTGGACTGAGGCCTCCCGATAAAACCGAAACATATCCCACAGCCGCAATTGCCAAGGTGGGATTGCTGATCCACGAGAGCATCCAATATCCCCAACAGACGTAATATCCCACTGTATTGCCAAAAGCTTCTCGTGCATAAAGGTAGGGGCCACCAGTTTTGGGAATGCGCGCACTTAACTGTGCAAATACAAGGGAGAGCAAAATCGCACCAATTGATGTGATGATCCATCCAAAAAGACTAATGGTGCCATAAACCGCAAGGGTTGCAGGCAATAAATAAACGCCAGAGCCGACTAAATTGCCTGTAACCAAGGACACTACGGGCCAAAGGCCAACTTTGTCGTTTGTATATCCTTTTTTCATATTCTAGAATTTCCATGAAAGGGGCACGTAATGCGCACAATTCCTTATAAGCCGTTTTTCAAATTGATAAAATAAAAATGTCGAGAGGGGGAGAAATATGTGCGCGCTTAGCTGCGCTTAAAACCTTTTTTAAAAGGTGAAGCCGTTTTTCGAAGGTACGTAATTTGAGTATACATTTTAATCATGTTGCAAACCTAGCTGGAATCCTCTTAAATAGTCAAGATTATTAATTCACCCATGCAATTTATGTTTGATCTTATTCTCACCTATTGGCCCGAAATTTTGACAGTCACGGGCATTCAAATTGCGGGGCTCATCAGTCCTGGGCCTGACTTTGCGATCGTGGTGAGAAATAGTCTTCTTTTTTCAAGAAGGGCGGCATTAGCCACAGCCTTAGGAATTGCCTTAGGGATTTTGGTTCATGTGAGTTA contains these protein-coding regions:
- a CDS encoding arginase, which encodes MTHILHFIGAALGCGTKKPETLEGPEALYHTPFLKQLNNLGYVTSWEDTIVEHNPNKIQAGTLESLSVVHDFNHRLAHTVDDSLEQSAFPIVIGGDHSVAIGTWSGVIHHLNAEGEFGLIWLDAHMDSHTPQTTPSNCIHGMPLATLLGHGEEELTHLISPKAKLNPKHVVLIGVRSFEEGEQKLLENLNVRIMFQKEVHQRGFQACFDEALEIAQKGTKGFGVTLDLDMFDPRFAPGVGVPETDGALPTETLPALQGLIQNPNFKAFEVVELNPTLDRDDITLTLLQDIIASVLQKS
- a CDS encoding amino acid permease; this translates as MKKGYTNDKVGLWPVVSLVTGNLVGSGVYLLPATLAVYGTISLFGWIITSIGAILLSLVFAQLSARIPKTGGPYLYAREAFGNTVGYYVCWGYWMLSWISNPTLAIAAVGYVSVLSGGLSPAVHFLLELGIVGGFTLFNLFGLRVTGWVELWITVLKIVPLLLLPLIGLFYIEPTHFADLNSSGLPLGTALNSVAFLTLWAFVGLETGTVPAGQVLNASKTVPRATVIGTLIATAVYVLGTVAIMGIVPPHDLVNSKAPYADAAQLIFGGSWGTPIAIAAIITCLGTLNGWLIVVGRIPYGAAHDGVFPEIFKKTTKHGTPYWGVVISSICTLPLLLMSLENTLLEQFQFIVDMAVTLILLVYTVSVLAYFKLLFRDGKYSITQILIGVGALAFSIWALWAASLKMVLFSLALLICGIPMHLWMKRKARPRR